A genomic window from Candidatus Kouleothrix ribensis includes:
- a CDS encoding caspase family protein, producing MTFPTAHALLIGIGSYAHAPQLNVPITAADARALAAVLRDPQYCGYASERVVQLSDAGATRQGVLDALDTIATQAQADDTVLIFYAGHGVYGDDGYYLTTHDTRLAGRKVVPGTGLRDAALIAKLRAIKAKRLLLIVNACHSGEISPVLAPGEEPLTGAPLPSNLSAALLGTGAGRVIISACRESQYSFIGPGPLTLFTQALVDGLQGKGVASSRGYISVFDLYTHLYFALDEAVPRLIPADLRQRYGEKQEPELTILKGVGPFAVALYRGATTLGDFEASSTLPEGTAVREVNSAYSQAMLRQHQQTIGGNARVGVAVAGDVHGTITHTEQSGGINLGSGNTIGTIGDLVAGDKVQGDTVMGDKVSGDTITTGNISGSGIAIGRGAQSTVRNVNTGGGDYAEGNIDKRKGTFVSGDQFNMSGNFSGAILNIKSTLSNVAQSIGAAPAGDAATRARLQALIAQLSAELQKVPADKAGDAEAVAETAKAAVEQASKVPPNKTLVQISVEGLKQAAQNIAAVLPNVLPIAMQIADAVRKMVGG from the coding sequence ATGACCTTCCCCACCGCCCACGCCCTGCTGATCGGCATCGGCAGCTATGCCCACGCGCCGCAGCTCAACGTGCCGATCACCGCAGCCGATGCACGCGCGCTGGCCGCCGTGCTGCGCGACCCGCAGTACTGCGGCTATGCGTCCGAGCGGGTGGTGCAGCTCAGCGACGCCGGCGCCACCCGCCAGGGCGTGCTGGATGCGCTCGACACGATCGCCACGCAGGCTCAGGCCGATGACACCGTACTCATCTTTTACGCCGGCCATGGTGTATACGGCGACGACGGCTACTACCTGACCACCCACGACACCCGGCTGGCTGGGCGCAAGGTGGTGCCCGGCACTGGCCTGCGCGACGCCGCGCTGATCGCGAAGCTGCGGGCGATCAAAGCCAAACGGCTGCTGCTGATCGTCAACGCCTGCCACTCCGGCGAAATCTCGCCGGTTCTGGCCCCCGGCGAGGAGCCGCTGACCGGCGCGCCGCTGCCGTCCAATCTGTCGGCCGCGCTGCTCGGCACCGGCGCGGGGCGCGTGATCATAAGCGCCTGCCGTGAGAGCCAATATTCCTTCATCGGCCCCGGCCCGCTTACGCTGTTCACCCAGGCGCTGGTCGACGGCCTGCAGGGCAAGGGCGTGGCCAGCAGCCGTGGCTACATCAGCGTGTTCGACCTGTACACGCACCTGTACTTCGCGCTCGACGAGGCGGTGCCGCGCCTTATTCCGGCCGACCTGCGCCAGCGCTACGGCGAGAAGCAAGAGCCCGAGCTGACCATCCTCAAGGGCGTGGGGCCGTTCGCGGTGGCGCTTTACCGTGGCGCGACGACCCTCGGCGACTTCGAGGCCTCCAGCACACTACCTGAGGGCACAGCGGTGCGCGAGGTCAACTCGGCCTACAGCCAGGCCATGCTGCGCCAGCACCAGCAGACGATCGGCGGCAACGCGCGCGTGGGCGTGGCGGTCGCCGGCGATGTCCACGGCACCATCACGCACACCGAGCAGAGCGGCGGGATCAACCTCGGCTCCGGCAATACGATCGGTACAATTGGCGACCTGGTAGCTGGCGATAAGGTTCAGGGAGATACGGTGATGGGCGACAAGGTCAGCGGCGACACAATTACCACCGGCAACATCAGCGGCAGCGGCATCGCGATCGGGCGCGGCGCGCAGAGCACCGTGCGGAACGTGAACACCGGCGGCGGCGACTACGCCGAGGGCAACATCGACAAGCGAAAGGGCACGTTTGTGAGCGGCGATCAGTTCAATATGTCGGGCAACTTTAGTGGCGCGATCCTGAACATCAAGTCGACCCTGAGCAACGTCGCACAGAGCATCGGCGCTGCACCAGCCGGCGACGCGGCGACCAGGGCGCGGCTGCAGGCGCTGATCGCGCAGCTGAGCGCCGAGCTGCAAAAGGTGCCGGCTGACAAGGCCGGCGATGCCGAGGCGGTGGCCGAGACGGCCAAGGCGGCGGTGGAGCAGGCCAGCAAGGTGCCGCCGAACAAGACGCTGGTGCAGATCAGCGTGGAGGGGCTGAAGCAGGCCGCGCAGAACATCGCGGCGGTGCTGCCGAATGTGCTGCCGATCGCAATGCAGATCGCGGACGCGGTGCGGAAGATGGTCGGGGGATAA
- a CDS encoding SUMF1/EgtB/PvdO family nonheme iron enzyme, with translation MTDPANQLAFLLAQHAAALDEATRTMFAALIATLEAQPPREVATGGGDYAERDLDKRSGTFVEGNQYNLAFSGEQFLRGIEQLYQPTADYGAALRRYLAHLYREYAGLDLRGIDDRPMDMPLAELYVSLSLHEPPPEELAGRGALRSFMDRVGKLLGQPAPADELAGRSGRAEPVDWTQALRHPRLAVVGAPGSGKTTLLHYTAVRLAEVLAHDDASQLAALGLAQPGRDTPPVPLLLPLRELGSYVGESSGREAAGAGPKLLLDCLANYYARFELDLPLDFFSRLCAAGRAILLLDGLDEVASTDDRAFVSGIVRAFAGRYRDCRYVLTARVAAYQGDAQIGAGFRICTVADLSADQQQRFIANWSCSLHRLLYQAHGEDLERRATRYAGDLWHALELNDRVRGLASNPLLLTVVAVIFYNNYVLPEDRAALYEECVEVLLRGGRGKADRPGQQRRDYGGRSELRMGLDPKREILAAVAYRMHLRGEGGLFIHRDDLVIEVAAALRGRYPEPDALARTFVAELPVHIGLLDEREPDRFRFSHLSFQEFLAARFIAESTEQRWDELLDRYRDSWWREVILLCAGHLSQERCWRFLGRLAERGATPDAHAPALGLAADALAELERFKGHGPLNASIQAEALCILELRSAEAAPAAARVECGRVLARVGDPRPGVCTLPPAMVELPGGSFVIGSTPEQADAAGRAWEQYYLNQGDQETAKRARAWPNDEINDQPLALPPFAIGRYPVTNAQFAQFVAAGGYDPAKPWWDAAGRAWLARDDAATDGLETYQRRQYKDRPEFWDDDDVGIARPNFPVVGVNWYEARAFCCWLTQHLNDGYVYTLPSEAEWEYAARGTARRLYPWGDGEPDGERANFDSIYNGTTAVGCFPLGATPEGILDLAGNVWEWTCSEYWDYPYDPDDGRETGDEPGDKYFTVRGGGWDDQPILLRASFRYSFSPDYHVIDIGFRLARHPSV, from the coding sequence ATGACCGACCCAGCCAACCAACTGGCCTTCCTGCTCGCTCAGCACGCTGCCGCGCTAGACGAAGCGACCCGGACGATGTTTGCCGCGCTGATCGCAACGCTGGAGGCCCAGCCGCCGCGCGAGGTGGCCACCGGCGGCGGCGACTACGCCGAGCGCGACCTCGATAAGCGCAGCGGCACGTTTGTCGAGGGCAACCAGTATAACCTGGCTTTTAGCGGCGAGCAGTTCCTGCGCGGCATCGAGCAGCTGTACCAGCCAACCGCCGATTATGGCGCGGCGCTGCGGCGCTACCTGGCGCACCTGTACCGCGAGTACGCCGGCCTCGACTTGCGCGGGATCGACGATCGGCCGATGGATATGCCGCTCGCCGAGCTGTACGTGTCGCTGAGCTTGCACGAGCCGCCGCCCGAGGAGCTGGCCGGCCGTGGCGCACTACGCAGCTTTATGGATCGGGTGGGGAAGCTGCTTGGCCAGCCCGCCCCTGCCGACGAGCTGGCCGGCCGCAGTGGGCGCGCCGAGCCGGTCGATTGGACCCAGGCGCTGCGCCACCCACGCTTGGCGGTAGTCGGCGCGCCCGGCAGCGGCAAGACCACACTGCTGCACTACACTGCCGTGCGGCTGGCCGAGGTGCTGGCCCACGACGACGCGAGCCAGCTGGCCGCGCTCGGACTGGCGCAGCCCGGCCGCGACACGCCGCCGGTGCCGCTGCTGCTGCCGCTACGCGAGTTGGGCAGCTATGTCGGCGAGTCGAGCGGGCGCGAGGCCGCCGGCGCCGGGCCAAAGCTACTGCTCGACTGCCTGGCGAACTACTACGCGCGCTTTGAGCTTGATCTGCCGCTCGATTTCTTCAGCCGCCTGTGTGCCGCCGGCCGAGCGATCCTGCTGCTGGACGGGCTGGACGAGGTGGCCAGCACTGACGACCGCGCGTTTGTTAGCGGGATCGTGCGGGCCTTTGCCGGGCGCTACCGCGACTGCCGCTATGTGCTGACCGCGCGCGTAGCCGCCTACCAGGGCGACGCCCAGATCGGCGCTGGGTTCCGGATCTGCACCGTGGCCGACCTTAGCGCGGATCAGCAGCAGCGCTTTATCGCCAACTGGAGCTGTAGCCTGCACCGCCTGCTGTATCAGGCGCACGGCGAGGATCTGGAGCGCCGCGCCACGCGCTACGCCGGCGACTTGTGGCACGCGCTCGAGCTAAACGACCGCGTGCGCGGGTTGGCCAGCAACCCGCTGCTGCTAACCGTGGTGGCAGTGATCTTCTACAACAACTATGTGCTGCCCGAGGATCGCGCCGCGCTGTACGAGGAGTGTGTCGAGGTGCTGCTGCGCGGCGGGCGCGGCAAGGCCGATCGGCCCGGCCAGCAGCGGCGCGACTATGGTGGCCGATCGGAGCTGCGCATGGGCCTCGACCCGAAGCGCGAGATCCTGGCGGCGGTGGCCTACCGCATGCACCTGCGCGGCGAGGGGGGGCTGTTCATCCACCGCGACGACCTGGTGATCGAGGTGGCTGCGGCGCTGCGCGGGCGCTACCCCGAGCCAGATGCGCTGGCCAGGACATTTGTGGCCGAGCTGCCGGTGCATATCGGCCTGCTCGACGAGCGCGAGCCGGATCGCTTCCGATTCAGCCATCTATCGTTCCAGGAGTTTCTGGCCGCGCGCTTTATCGCCGAATCGACTGAGCAGCGCTGGGATGAGTTGCTCGACCGCTACCGCGATAGCTGGTGGCGCGAGGTGATTTTGCTGTGCGCCGGGCACCTGAGCCAGGAGCGCTGCTGGCGCTTTCTAGGCCGGCTGGCCGAGCGCGGCGCGACACCGGATGCGCATGCCCCGGCGCTGGGCCTCGCCGCCGACGCGCTGGCCGAGCTGGAGCGCTTCAAAGGTCACGGCCCGCTCAACGCCAGCATCCAAGCCGAGGCGTTGTGCATCCTGGAACTGCGCTCGGCCGAGGCCGCGCCGGCGGCCGCTCGGGTTGAGTGCGGCCGCGTGCTGGCGCGCGTGGGCGACCCGCGCCCCGGTGTATGCACGCTGCCGCCGGCGATGGTCGAGCTGCCGGGCGGAAGTTTTGTGATTGGCAGCACGCCGGAGCAGGCTGATGCGGCCGGACGTGCCTGGGAGCAGTACTATCTTAACCAGGGCGATCAGGAGACCGCCAAGCGGGCGCGTGCCTGGCCAAACGATGAGATCAACGATCAGCCGCTTGCGCTGCCGCCGTTTGCGATCGGCCGCTACCCGGTGACGAATGCCCAGTTTGCACAGTTCGTGGCCGCCGGTGGGTATGATCCAGCAAAGCCGTGGTGGGATGCCGCCGGACGCGCCTGGCTGGCGCGCGACGACGCAGCGACGGACGGGCTAGAAACCTATCAACGCCGGCAGTACAAGGATCGACCGGAGTTTTGGGACGACGACGATGTCGGCATTGCGCGACCAAATTTCCCGGTGGTTGGCGTGAACTGGTATGAGGCGCGTGCGTTCTGCTGCTGGCTGACGCAGCACCTGAATGATGGCTATGTCTATACGCTGCCGAGCGAGGCCGAGTGGGAGTATGCCGCGCGTGGCACGGCGCGGCGTCTGTACCCCTGGGGTGATGGGGAGCCTGACGGCGAGCGCGCCAACTTCGACTCGATATACAACGGTACAACCGCAGTCGGTTGTTTCCCGCTTGGCGCGACGCCAGAGGGTATTCTCGACCTGGCCGGCAATGTCTGGGAGTGGACGTGCTCGGAGTATTGGGACTACCCATATGATCCAGATGATGGCCGTGAGACTGGCGACGAGCCAGGGGATAAATACTTTACAGTTCGCGGCGGCGGCTGGGACGATCAACCGATCCTCTTGCGCGCGTCCTTCCGCTACAGCTTCTCGCCCGATTACCATGTCATCGACATCGGCTTTCGTCTTGCCCGGCATCCTTCCGTGTAA